In Panthera tigris isolate Pti1 chromosome D2, P.tigris_Pti1_mat1.1, whole genome shotgun sequence, one DNA window encodes the following:
- the AS3MT gene encoding arsenite methyltransferase isoform X2: MAAPRDAEIRKDVQTYYGQVLKKSADLQTNACVTAARPVPKHIREALNNVHNEVALRYYGCGLVIPEHLENCWILDLGSGSGRDCYALSQLVGEMGHVTGIDMTESQVEVAKKYIEYHMEKYGFQTPNVTFHRGYIEKLEETGIKNESYDIVISNCVINLVPDKQQVLQEVHRVLKHGGELYFSDVYASLELPEEIRTRRVLWGECLGGALYWKDLAILAQKIGFCRPRLVSANLITVQNKELERVIGDCRFVSATFRLFKLRKTGPAERCQVIYNGGITGHEKELIFDANFTFKEGEIVEVDEETAAILKNSRFAQDFLIRPIGEKLSTCRGCSALESKDIITDPFKLAEESDCTKSRCPPDVAGSCCGAIYS; this comes from the exons A TGGCCGCCCCTCGAGACGCTGAGATCCGGAAGGATGTGCAG ACCTACTATGGGCAGGTGCTGAAGAAATCAGCGGACCTCCAGACCAATGCCTGTGTCACGGCAGCCAGGCCGGTCCCCAAGCACATCCGGGAAGCCTTGAATAATGTACATAACGAAGTAGCCCTGAG GTATTATGGCTGTGGTCTGGTCATCCCTGAGCATCTGGAAAACTGCTGGATTTTGGACCTGGGCAGTGGAAGTGGCCGAGATTGCTATGCGCTTAGTCAGCTGGTTGGTGAGATGGGACATGTCACTGGAATAGACATGACAGAGAGTCAG gTAGAAGTGGCTAAAAAGTATATTGAATATCACATGGAAAAATATGGCTTCCAGACCCCCAACGTGACTTTTCATCGTGGCTACATAGAGAAGTTGGAGGAGACTGGAATCAAGAATGAGAGTTATGATATTGTTAT ATCAAATTGTGTCATTAACCTTGTGCCTGATAAGCAGCAAGTGCTACAGGAGGTTCACCGAGTGCTGAAG CATGGAGGGGAGCTGTATTTCAGTGACGTCTATGCTAGCCTTGAATTGCCAGAAGAAATCAGGACACGCCGAGTTTTGTGGG gtgagtgcctgggtggtgctTTGTACTGGAAAGACCTTGCCATCCTTGCCCAGAAAATTGGTTTCTGCCGCCCACGTTTGGTCAGTGCCAACCTCATTACAGTTCAAAACAAGGAACTAGAAAGAGTGATCG GTGACTGTCGTTTTGTTTCTGCAACATTTCGCCTCTTCAAACTCCGTAAGACAGGACCAGCCGAAAGATGCCAAGTTATTTACAATGGAGGAATCACAGGACACGAAAAAGAACTAATATTTGATGCAAATTTCACATTTaag GAGGGTGAAATTGTTGAAGTGGATGAAGAAACAGCAGCTATCCTGAAGAATTCACGATTTGCCCAAGATTTTCTGATCAGACCAATTGGAGAGAAGCTGTCAACATGTAGAGGGTGTTCTGCATTAGAATCAAAG
- the AS3MT gene encoding arsenite methyltransferase isoform X1, translating into MGVVGMGAVTLRSPAPALLSPHPHPPLPPGQTYYGQVLKKSADLQTNACVTAARPVPKHIREALNNVHNEVALRYYGCGLVIPEHLENCWILDLGSGSGRDCYALSQLVGEMGHVTGIDMTESQVEVAKKYIEYHMEKYGFQTPNVTFHRGYIEKLEETGIKNESYDIVISNCVINLVPDKQQVLQEVHRVLKHGGELYFSDVYASLELPEEIRTRRVLWGECLGGALYWKDLAILAQKIGFCRPRLVSANLITVQNKELERVIGDCRFVSATFRLFKLRKTGPAERCQVIYNGGITGHEKELIFDANFTFKEGEIVEVDEETAAILKNSRFAQDFLIRPIGEKLSTCRGCSALESKDIITDPFKLAEESDCTKSRCPPDVAGSCCGAIYS; encoded by the exons ATGGGGGTGGTGGGCATGGGAGCCGTTACCCTGCGCTCTCCAGCGCCggctcttctctctcctcacccccacccgcCCTTGCCCCCTGGTCAGACCTACTATGGGCAGGTGCTGAAGAAATCAGCGGACCTCCAGACCAATGCCTGTGTCACGGCAGCCAGGCCGGTCCCCAAGCACATCCGGGAAGCCTTGAATAATGTACATAACGAAGTAGCCCTGAG GTATTATGGCTGTGGTCTGGTCATCCCTGAGCATCTGGAAAACTGCTGGATTTTGGACCTGGGCAGTGGAAGTGGCCGAGATTGCTATGCGCTTAGTCAGCTGGTTGGTGAGATGGGACATGTCACTGGAATAGACATGACAGAGAGTCAG gTAGAAGTGGCTAAAAAGTATATTGAATATCACATGGAAAAATATGGCTTCCAGACCCCCAACGTGACTTTTCATCGTGGCTACATAGAGAAGTTGGAGGAGACTGGAATCAAGAATGAGAGTTATGATATTGTTAT ATCAAATTGTGTCATTAACCTTGTGCCTGATAAGCAGCAAGTGCTACAGGAGGTTCACCGAGTGCTGAAG CATGGAGGGGAGCTGTATTTCAGTGACGTCTATGCTAGCCTTGAATTGCCAGAAGAAATCAGGACACGCCGAGTTTTGTGGG gtgagtgcctgggtggtgctTTGTACTGGAAAGACCTTGCCATCCTTGCCCAGAAAATTGGTTTCTGCCGCCCACGTTTGGTCAGTGCCAACCTCATTACAGTTCAAAACAAGGAACTAGAAAGAGTGATCG GTGACTGTCGTTTTGTTTCTGCAACATTTCGCCTCTTCAAACTCCGTAAGACAGGACCAGCCGAAAGATGCCAAGTTATTTACAATGGAGGAATCACAGGACACGAAAAAGAACTAATATTTGATGCAAATTTCACATTTaag GAGGGTGAAATTGTTGAAGTGGATGAAGAAACAGCAGCTATCCTGAAGAATTCACGATTTGCCCAAGATTTTCTGATCAGACCAATTGGAGAGAAGCTGTCAACATGTAGAGGGTGTTCTGCATTAGAATCAAAG